One [Clostridium] saccharolyticum WM1 DNA segment encodes these proteins:
- a CDS encoding DEAD/DEAH box helicase, with protein sequence METVRFDELQLDERILRAVADMGFEEASPIQAQAIPVQAEGRDIIGQAQTGTGKTAAFGIPLLQKIDPKVKKLQAVALCPTRELAIQVADEIRRLAKYMHGVKVVPIYGGQDIVKQIRSLKDGTQIIIGTPGRVMDHMRRKTVKFDHVHTVIMDEADEMLNMGFLEDMETILSQLPEERQTVMFSATMPPAIMEIARKFQQDPVTVKVVKKELTVPKVTQYYYEVKPKSKVEVMCRLLDMYAPKLSVAFCNTKKQVDELVQALQGRGYFAEGLHGDLKQIQRDRVMGSFRNGKTEILVATDVAARGIDVDDVEAVFNYDLPQDDEYYVHRIGRTGRAGREGIAFSFVVGKEVYKLRDIQRYCKTKIVPQAIPSLNDVTAIKVDKILETVADTIGDTDLSKTVNIIEKKLLEEDYTSLDLAAALLKMMMGEENEDIIDTREPRSLDELDNFYGGGSRGRSSGRNGSGSSRGGRYDSSRDDMARLFINIGKNQNVKPGDILGAIAGESGMPGKMVGSIDMYDKYTFVEVPRENADAVLQAMKDVKIKGKNIHMEKANGKGR encoded by the coding sequence ATGGAAACAGTTAGATTTGATGAATTACAGTTAGATGAAAGAATTCTGCGGGCAGTTGCGGATATGGGATTTGAAGAAGCATCTCCCATTCAGGCCCAGGCCATTCCGGTTCAGGCAGAAGGCCGGGATATTATCGGTCAGGCTCAGACGGGAACAGGGAAAACAGCCGCCTTTGGCATCCCTCTGCTGCAGAAAATTGACCCTAAGGTGAAAAAGCTTCAGGCGGTGGCTCTCTGTCCTACCAGAGAACTTGCCATCCAGGTGGCAGATGAAATCCGCAGGCTTGCAAAATATATGCACGGTGTAAAGGTCGTTCCCATATACGGGGGACAGGATATTGTAAAACAAATCCGATCACTGAAAGATGGTACCCAGATCATTATCGGGACACCGGGACGTGTTATGGACCATATGCGCAGGAAGACCGTGAAATTCGATCACGTTCATACCGTGATCATGGATGAAGCCGATGAGATGTTAAATATGGGATTCCTTGAGGACATGGAAACCATTTTAAGCCAGCTTCCAGAGGAACGGCAGACCGTTATGTTCTCCGCAACCATGCCGCCAGCCATCATGGAGATCGCCAGAAAGTTCCAGCAGGATCCGGTGACTGTTAAAGTGGTAAAGAAGGAGCTGACAGTTCCCAAGGTGACTCAGTATTATTATGAGGTGAAACCGAAGAGTAAGGTTGAGGTTATGTGCCGCCTTCTGGATATGTACGCTCCAAAGCTTTCTGTTGCTTTCTGCAACACCAAAAAGCAGGTTGATGAGCTGGTACAGGCCCTTCAGGGAAGGGGATATTTTGCGGAAGGACTTCATGGAGATTTAAAGCAGATTCAGCGTGACCGGGTCATGGGCAGCTTCCGTAACGGTAAGACGGAGATCCTTGTAGCGACCGACGTAGCGGCCCGAGGAATTGACGTAGACGACGTAGAGGCTGTATTCAATTACGACCTTCCCCAGGATGACGAATATTATGTTCACCGGATCGGCCGTACCGGCCGTGCAGGCCGTGAGGGCATTGCATTCAGTTTTGTTGTGGGGAAAGAGGTTTACAAGCTTCGTGACATTCAGCGTTACTGCAAGACCAAGATCGTTCCTCAGGCGATCCCATCCTTAAATGATGTAACAGCCATAAAGGTGGATAAGATCTTAGAGACCGTGGCAGATACCATCGGGGATACAGATTTAAGCAAGACGGTAAACATTATTGAAAAGAAGCTTCTGGAAGAGGATTATACCTCTCTTGACCTTGCGGCAGCATTGCTTAAGATGATGATGGGTGAGGAAAATGAGGATATTATTGATACAAGAGAGCCTCGTTCCCTTGATGAACTGGATAACTTCTACGGCGGAGGAAGCCGGGGACGCAGCAGCGGAAGAAACGGAAGCGGCAGCAGCCGCGGAGGAAGATATGATTCTTCCAGAGACGATATGGCCCGTCTGTTTATCAATATCGGGAAAAACCAGAATGTGAAGCCGGGAGATATCCTTGGTGCCATTGCAGGAGAGTCCGGTATGCCTGGAAAGATGGTGGGAAGTATTGATATGTATGACAAGTATACCTTTGTAGAGGTGCCCAGGGAAAACGCTGACGCCGTATTACAGGCCATGAAGGATGTAAAGATCAAAGGAAAAAATATCCATATGGAAAAAGCCAACGGAAAAGGCAGATAA
- a CDS encoding magnesium transporter CorA family protein, with product MDKNRLILIDDSGEAEKMLREMERLQSYDKTCVSHMLFEFLEYQVKDEIEFLQKYEEGLTEMEDRIMSGGRDRNDVPGTILRARKELAKIVSYYGQLLNISQTLTENYNGLLQDEECARFRLFSGRMARLSEYGKELREYALQIREMYQVRMDVKQNHVLSFLTMVTAIFMPLTLIAGWYGMNFKNMPELHWDYGYLVCVAASAVIIMAEIWYFNKNGWLKK from the coding sequence ATGGACAAGAACCGGCTCATATTAATTGATGACAGCGGGGAGGCGGAAAAAATGCTTCGGGAAATGGAGAGGCTCCAGAGCTATGACAAGACCTGTGTCTCCCATATGCTTTTTGAATTTCTGGAATATCAGGTAAAGGATGAGATTGAATTTTTGCAGAAATACGAGGAAGGCCTGACAGAAATGGAGGACCGGATTATGAGCGGGGGGAGGGACCGGAACGATGTGCCGGGAACCATCTTAAGGGCCAGAAAAGAGCTGGCAAAAATCGTTTCCTATTACGGGCAGCTTTTAAACATCAGCCAGACCCTGACGGAGAATTACAACGGGCTGTTACAGGATGAGGAATGTGCCCGGTTCCGCTTGTTTTCCGGCCGCATGGCAAGGCTTTCCGAGTATGGGAAGGAGCTGAGGGAATATGCCCTGCAGATCCGGGAAATGTATCAGGTGCGCATGGATGTAAAGCAGAACCATGTGTTGTCCTTTCTTACCATGGTGACCGCCATATTTATGCCCCTTACCCTGATTGCCGGCTGGTATGGCATGAACTTTAAAAATATGCCGGAACTTCATTGGGATTATGGCTATCTGGTCTGTGTGGCGGCCAGCGCAGTGATCATTATGGCTGAAATATGGTATTTTAACAAGAATGGTTGGTTGAAAAAATAG
- a CDS encoding cytidylate kinase-like family protein — MEKFTITITREFGSLGRSIAKELSRELGVEFYDRDIVEEVAKKLNLPVSTVSEEEEKSKQSFLPRMFPLGTDEAYIQDIIFDVQKGIIQDLAKKSSCILVGRCSDYLLEKEKNNINIFIYAPYEKRLENCVNTLGMTEGEAKRMIASVDKARNAYHKKYAGYFPGDPEHKNLMIDSSLLGVTGTAKLIAEIVRQLFGE, encoded by the coding sequence ATGGAAAAGTTTACAATTACCATCACCCGTGAATTCGGAAGCCTGGGGCGTTCCATCGCCAAAGAGCTGTCCAGAGAGCTGGGGGTGGAATTCTATGATCGTGATATTGTGGAGGAGGTTGCGAAGAAGCTGAACCTGCCGGTCTCCACGGTCAGCGAAGAGGAAGAAAAGTCAAAGCAGAGCTTTCTGCCGCGCATGTTTCCTTTGGGAACAGATGAGGCATACATTCAGGACATTATCTTTGATGTGCAAAAGGGTATTATTCAGGACCTGGCAAAAAAGTCCAGCTGTATTCTGGTAGGAAGGTGTTCCGATTACTTACTGGAAAAGGAAAAGAACAACATCAATATTTTCATCTATGCCCCTTATGAAAAAAGGCTGGAAAACTGTGTGAACACTCTTGGCATGACGGAGGGGGAGGCAAAACGGATGATCGCTTCCGTAGACAAGGCCAGAAATGCCTATCATAAGAAATACGCCGGTTACTTCCCCGGGGATCCGGAGCATAAGAACCTGATGATTGATTCTTCCCTTCTTGGGGTTACGGGAACTGCAAAGCTGATTGCAGAAATTGTGCGTCAGTTATTCGGAGAATAA
- a CDS encoding amino acid ABC transporter permease, with protein MLELFHKIFTQANVLFMLKGLRMTVMIAVLATIISMFFGTLLALIRTYSTGKWKWAGGVVAAYTEFFRCTPNLLWILWIYFTVKGNKVGVSVFAISLFTSAVMAEIFRGGLNSIPKGQFEGAQSQGFSFAQTLIYIVLPQTYKKVIPALLSQVITIIKDTSFLKMVDVAEFMRNCSVVLGSIYDVRGMLMLFAFEALCYFTICFALSCAVRGYQKTIVTG; from the coding sequence ATGTTAGAATTATTTCATAAGATATTTACCCAGGCGAATGTATTATTCATGCTGAAGGGGTTGAGAATGACGGTAATGATCGCCGTTCTTGCAACAATCATCAGTATGTTTTTCGGAACCCTCCTGGCACTGATCAGGACCTATTCCACCGGAAAATGGAAATGGGCGGGAGGGGTTGTAGCTGCATATACGGAATTTTTCCGCTGTACCCCCAATCTTTTGTGGATACTCTGGATCTATTTTACCGTAAAGGGGAATAAGGTAGGAGTATCGGTATTCGCCATTTCCCTTTTCACTTCAGCAGTTATGGCAGAAATATTCCGCGGAGGCTTGAACTCCATTCCCAAGGGGCAGTTTGAAGGCGCCCAGTCCCAGGGATTCAGTTTTGCCCAGACTCTTATTTATATCGTGCTACCCCAGACGTATAAAAAGGTCATTCCTGCCCTGCTCAGTCAGGTAATCACCATCATCAAGGACACTTCTTTCTTAAAAATGGTAGATGTGGCGGAGTTTATGAGAAACTGCTCCGTTGTCCTTGGAAGCATTTATGATGTAAGAGGAATGCTGATGCTGTTTGCTTTTGAAGCACTTTGCTATTTTACTATCTGCTTTGCCCTCAGCTGTGCAGTGAGGGGATATCAAAAAACAATTGTAACCGGTTAG
- a CDS encoding amino acid ABC transporter permease has product MIKGLFDAKRWNALFQAFPEYYIPGFLMTLKISLVGLAVALALGVVFGMFSTAKFKLLKIISRIYVEFIQNTPLALQVLCYYSVLPMLFSSSGFRIPKFVLGVIGVGVYHGAYISEVIRTGIEAIPKGQSEAASSQGFSYLETMYHIILPQTIKIIMPPLANQALNLVKNTSILAMVAGMDLMYFTDSWGADRGYFAQAYFTSAIMYFIICFPLARLARYLEIRSMRLPVAKTLDLQADEEAAC; this is encoded by the coding sequence ATGATAAAAGGTCTTTTTGATGCAAAACGATGGAATGCCCTGTTTCAGGCATTTCCTGAATATTATATACCGGGCTTTCTAATGACGCTTAAAATATCACTGGTGGGGCTGGCCGTTGCGCTGGCCCTAGGAGTGGTATTTGGTATGTTTTCCACGGCTAAATTTAAGCTGCTTAAGATAATTTCACGAATTTACGTAGAATTCATACAGAATACGCCCCTGGCTTTGCAGGTGCTGTGCTATTATTCCGTGCTTCCTATGTTATTTTCCAGCTCAGGCTTCCGGATCCCTAAGTTCGTTCTTGGTGTGATCGGAGTGGGAGTTTATCATGGGGCCTATATATCAGAGGTCATAAGAACCGGAATCGAAGCCATACCAAAAGGCCAGTCTGAGGCGGCTTCGTCCCAGGGCTTTTCCTATCTGGAAACCATGTATCATATCATCCTGCCCCAGACCATAAAGATTATCATGCCTCCCCTTGCCAATCAGGCCTTGAATCTTGTGAAGAATACCTCCATCCTGGCTATGGTGGCCGGTATGGACTTAATGTACTTTACGGATTCCTGGGGTGCTGACAGGGGATATTTTGCCCAGGCGTATTTTACCAGTGCTATCATGTATTTTATTATCTGTTTCCCTCTGGCAAGGCTGGCCCGCTATTTAGAGATCAGATCCATGCGGCTGCCTGTAGCAAAAACGCTTGATCTTCAGGCAGATGAGGAGGCAGCATGTTAG
- a CDS encoding transporter substrate-binding domain-containing protein, translated as MMKKMLSLALAFAAVASLTACGTKAPETTTAAPAETTAKEGTGTAGSTEAAGKGLAADVQKIIDRGVLKVGCKADIPKFSLQNTATGEYEGFEDDLAYEIAGTIFGCTAAEAKEKKLVEFQGVTAKTRGPLLENGEIDLVIATFTITPERKETYNFSTPYYTDAVGLLVNKESGIDSIEDLDGKIIGVAQSSTTKDGFKKYVDEKGLKVNPQFQEFDGYPALAQALATKQIDCFSVDRAILAGYVNDGNQILQDRFAEQDYGVAAAKENTGLAAFVDEKITSMLSDGSLKALQDQWGLQ; from the coding sequence ATGATGAAGAAAATGTTATCACTTGCCCTGGCTTTTGCAGCTGTGGCATCCTTAACTGCATGCGGAACAAAGGCCCCGGAAACAACAACGGCTGCTCCGGCAGAGACAACGGCTAAGGAAGGAACAGGGACGGCTGGCTCTACAGAGGCAGCAGGCAAAGGCTTGGCTGCAGATGTACAGAAAATTATTGACCGGGGAGTTTTAAAGGTTGGCTGTAAGGCTGATATCCCTAAATTCAGCTTACAGAATACGGCAACCGGAGAATACGAAGGCTTTGAGGATGATCTGGCTTATGAGATCGCCGGCACTATTTTCGGATGCACAGCGGCGGAAGCAAAGGAAAAGAAACTGGTGGAATTTCAGGGCGTAACCGCTAAGACCAGAGGACCTCTTTTAGAGAATGGAGAGATCGATCTGGTGATAGCTACCTTTACCATTACACCGGAAAGAAAAGAGACTTATAATTTCTCTACTCCATATTATACCGATGCAGTGGGACTTCTGGTTAACAAAGAGTCCGGAATTGACTCCATTGAAGATTTAGACGGCAAGATCATCGGCGTTGCCCAGTCCTCCACAACAAAGGATGGCTTTAAAAAATATGTGGATGAAAAAGGGTTAAAGGTAAATCCTCAATTCCAGGAGTTTGATGGTTATCCGGCTTTGGCCCAGGCGCTGGCAACCAAGCAGATCGATTGTTTCTCCGTAGACCGTGCCATTTTGGCAGGCTATGTAAATGACGGAAACCAGATCTTACAGGACCGTTTTGCAGAGCAGGATTACGGTGTGGCAGCTGCTAAGGAGAATACAGGCCTTGCTGCTTTCGTTGATGAAAAGATTACCTCCATGCTATCCGACGGCTCCCTTAAGGCCCTTCAGGATCAATGGGGATTGCAGTAA
- a CDS encoding amino acid ABC transporter ATP-binding protein — translation MPDMVKVENLKKNFGDLEVLKDISLTVKEGEKLVIIGPSGSGKSTFIRCINYLEEPTSGKITVAGTEVTKKNHLDMAKKYSSMVFQQFNLYPHLTVLENLTLAPIKLQHVPKEEAKKNAMKCLERVGLKEKAGNYPVQLSGGQQQRVAIARALCTKQPLILFDEPTSALDPEMVQEVLNVMVELAHENITMICVTHEMGFARQVADRVIFMDGGYILEEGTPEHFFECPEHERTKAFLSKILH, via the coding sequence ATGCCAGATATGGTGAAAGTTGAAAACTTAAAAAAGAACTTCGGAGATTTAGAGGTTTTAAAGGATATAAGCCTGACGGTAAAGGAGGGCGAAAAGCTGGTTATCATCGGACCCTCCGGCTCTGGAAAGTCTACCTTTATCCGCTGCATTAACTATCTGGAGGAGCCTACCAGCGGAAAGATAACCGTGGCAGGCACAGAAGTAACAAAAAAGAACCATCTGGATATGGCAAAAAAGTATTCTTCCATGGTCTTTCAGCAGTTCAATTTATATCCCCATCTCACTGTCTTAGAAAATCTGACGCTGGCTCCCATCAAGCTGCAGCATGTTCCCAAGGAAGAGGCAAAGAAAAACGCCATGAAGTGTTTGGAACGGGTGGGCTTGAAGGAAAAGGCAGGGAATTACCCGGTCCAGCTTTCCGGCGGACAGCAGCAAAGAGTAGCCATAGCCAGGGCTTTGTGCACCAAGCAGCCCCTGATTCTCTTTGACGAACCTACCTCCGCCCTTGATCCTGAGATGGTTCAGGAGGTATTAAATGTTATGGTAGAACTGGCTCATGAAAATATCACTATGATCTGTGTAACTCATGAAATGGGCTTTGCCCGCCAGGTAGCAGACCGGGTGATCTTCATGGATGGAGGCTACATCCTGGAAGAGGGAACACCGGAACACTTTTTTGAATGTCCGGAGCATGAGCGGACCAAAGCGTTTTTAAGCAAAATCCTTCATTAG
- a CDS encoding ABC transporter ATP-binding protein, producing MENKNQEILLEAREVCKYFPAKDFFGRKKAEIKAVDGVNLTIRKGETFGLVGESGCGKSTLGRTLIRMYDPTSGSIRFKGQDITSVKGKKLLPIHRQMQIIFQDPYSALDPHHNVREIIGESMAAGSAMASSEMDGRIEEMLKKVGMKPDDMYKYAYEFSGGQRQRIGIARALAVEPEFLLCDEPISALDVSIQAQVVNMLEDLQKEMGLTYLFVAHDLSMVRHISTRIGVMYLGRLVEIADSDELYENPLHPYTKALLSAIPVADPELSAKSKRLMLQGELPSPMHVPSGCHFHTRCMYAREECSSRVPVMEEVSPGHFVACSCLPFIGNKENNP from the coding sequence ATGGAGAACAAGAACCAGGAAATCCTTCTGGAAGCCCGTGAGGTCTGTAAATATTTCCCTGCAAAGGACTTTTTCGGCCGTAAGAAGGCGGAGATAAAGGCAGTGGACGGCGTGAATCTTACGATCCGGAAGGGAGAGACCTTTGGGCTGGTAGGGGAATCCGGCTGCGGTAAGTCTACCTTAGGCAGGACCTTAATCCGAATGTATGATCCCACCAGCGGCTCGATCCGGTTTAAAGGACAGGATATTACCAGTGTAAAGGGAAAAAAGCTGCTTCCAATCCACCGTCAGATGCAGATCATTTTCCAGGATCCCTATTCTGCCCTGGATCCCCACCACAATGTGCGTGAGATCATTGGAGAGTCCATGGCGGCAGGATCCGCCATGGCTTCCAGCGAGATGGACGGCAGGATCGAGGAAATGCTTAAAAAGGTGGGAATGAAGCCGGATGACATGTACAAGTATGCCTATGAGTTTTCAGGCGGCCAGCGCCAGAGGATCGGGATTGCCAGGGCCCTGGCAGTAGAACCGGAATTTTTGCTTTGCGATGAGCCTATTTCAGCCCTGGATGTTTCCATTCAGGCCCAGGTAGTGAACATGCTGGAGGATTTACAGAAGGAAATGGGACTGACCTACTTATTTGTAGCCCATGACTTATCCATGGTGCGCCATATCTCCACAAGGATCGGAGTCATGTATCTGGGAAGGCTGGTGGAGATCGCAGACAGCGATGAACTGTATGAGAATCCTCTCCATCCTTATACAAAGGCGTTGCTTTCCGCCATACCGGTGGCTGACCCGGAACTTTCTGCAAAATCAAAGCGGCTGATGCTTCAGGGAGAGCTTCCCAGCCCCATGCATGTACCATCCGGCTGCCATTTCCATACCAGATGCATGTATGCCAGGGAGGAGTGCAGCAGCAGGGTGCCTGTAATGGAAGAGGTTTCTCCAGGACATTTTGTGGCCTGCTCCTGCCTGCCATTTATTGGTAACAAAGAAAATAATCCTTGA
- a CDS encoding ABC transporter ATP-binding protein, with protein sequence MEKTKKNDEKILSVENIHTTFHTHGKSVKAVRGVSFHADRQEILAVVGESGSGKSVLMKSILGLMPENAEVTADQMLFLDQDMMEMTPEQLRKMRGKEIAMVFQDPMTALNPVRTIGFHLTEVLKRHRGMDNRSARKEAVAVLEQVGIPSPEKRLGQYPHEFSGGMRQRVLIAMALCCRPKLLIADEPTTALDVTIQAQILELLKKLQDETGMSIILITHDLGVVASLSSRILVMYGGLLMEEGLTREIFYAPRHPYTRALLQAVPKPQTGDKKRLEPIPGMAPSLIDPPDGCPFAERCKFACEECEKGIPKYRIYSDTQRAMCIFSAEELDARERKVE encoded by the coding sequence TTGGAAAAGACAAAGAAAAACGATGAAAAGATTCTGTCTGTTGAAAATATCCATACCACCTTTCATACCCACGGAAAATCGGTAAAGGCGGTACGGGGAGTAAGCTTTCACGCAGACCGCCAGGAGATCCTGGCGGTGGTGGGAGAATCCGGCAGCGGAAAAAGTGTCCTGATGAAATCCATCCTGGGCCTGATGCCGGAGAATGCAGAGGTGACTGCGGACCAGATGCTGTTTCTGGATCAGGATATGATGGAGATGACGCCGGAACAGCTGCGAAAGATGCGGGGAAAAGAGATTGCCATGGTCTTTCAGGATCCTATGACGGCTTTGAATCCGGTGAGGACCATTGGTTTTCATCTGACGGAGGTGCTGAAACGCCACAGGGGAATGGATAACCGGTCTGCCCGCAAAGAAGCGGTCGCTGTTTTGGAACAGGTGGGCATCCCATCTCCGGAGAAGAGACTGGGCCAGTATCCCCATGAATTTTCCGGTGGAATGAGGCAGAGGGTATTGATTGCCATGGCCCTTTGCTGCAGGCCGAAGCTTCTCATTGCAGATGAGCCGACCACGGCTCTTGATGTGACCATTCAGGCCCAGATCCTGGAGCTATTAAAAAAACTGCAGGATGAGACTGGAATGAGCATAATACTTATTACCCATGATCTGGGAGTGGTGGCAAGCTTAAGCAGCCGGATCCTCGTCATGTACGGAGGCCTTTTAATGGAAGAGGGGCTGACCCGGGAAATCTTTTATGCGCCCAGGCATCCTTATACCAGGGCTCTTCTTCAGGCGGTTCCCAAACCACAGACAGGAGACAAAAAGCGGCTGGAGCCTATTCCGGGAATGGCCCCCTCCCTGATCGATCCGCCAGATGGCTGCCCTTTTGCGGAGCGTTGTAAATTTGCCTGTGAGGAATGCGAAAAGGGAATTCCTAAGTACCGGATTTATTCGGATACCCAGAGAGCTATGTGTATCTTTTCGGCAGAGGAGCTTGATGCAAGGGAAAGGAAGGTGGAGTGA
- a CDS encoding ABC transporter permease, which produces MMKSNEKNTKKSRSLRVDSVLLALKHDKAAVISLFLLGLIILFAFIAPLLPVEPNATNIVNRLQPPSAGHWFGTDEVGRDYFARVIYGSRVSLLVGFLAMLTSLTIGVAVGTVSGLCGGMVDMILMRIVDVLYSIPWMILVTVVSIFLRPGLKSIILVIGFFTWMEIARLVRAETLSLKEREFILYAEFSGVGIWKIIIHHIIPSVFPTIIVSATTSMANAIMTESSLSFLGVGIQQPMSSWGSLLQNAQGTMQNTFYMALIPGLLIIVTIFAFNKLGNLLRVFVEPKIMNDEKE; this is translated from the coding sequence ATGATGAAAAGTAACGAAAAGAACACAAAGAAAAGCAGATCCCTCAGAGTGGACAGCGTATTGCTGGCCTTAAAGCATGATAAGGCAGCGGTCATTTCCCTGTTTCTTTTAGGACTGATTATTTTATTTGCATTCATCGCACCCTTACTTCCAGTGGAACCGAATGCAACTAATATTGTAAACCGGCTTCAGCCCCCGTCTGCCGGGCACTGGTTTGGTACCGATGAGGTAGGAAGGGATTATTTTGCCAGAGTCATCTACGGAAGCCGTGTTTCCCTGCTGGTTGGATTTCTGGCCATGCTCACAAGCCTTACCATTGGAGTGGCGGTGGGTACGGTGTCCGGCCTGTGCGGCGGAATGGTTGACATGATCCTTATGCGTATCGTGGATGTATTGTATTCCATTCCATGGATGATCCTGGTCACTGTTGTCAGCATCTTTTTAAGGCCTGGATTAAAATCCATTATTCTGGTTATCGGGTTTTTTACCTGGATGGAGATTGCAAGACTGGTGCGGGCCGAGACCCTTTCCCTTAAGGAAAGGGAATTTATCCTTTATGCAGAATTTTCCGGCGTGGGCATCTGGAAAATCATTATCCACCATATCATACCTTCCGTGTTTCCCACCATCATTGTATCGGCAACCACCAGCATGGCCAATGCGATAATGACGGAATCTTCTTTAAGCTTCCTGGGGGTGGGCATACAACAGCCCATGTCTTCCTGGGGAAGCCTTTTGCAGAATGCTCAGGGAACCATGCAGAATACCTTTTACATGGCTCTGATCCCCGGCCTTCTGATCATTGTCACGATTTTTGCCTTTAATAAGCTAGGCAACCTGCTCCGGGTTTTCGTGGAACCCAAAATTATGAACGACGAGAAAGAGTAA
- a CDS encoding ABC transporter permease, with translation MAKYILRRILTAIPMVLLITILCFALMHFAPYDAIDAMTTPKMSQETIELIKAKYGYDKPLFIQYFRWLNGILNGNFGYSIVTKQSIAGDLAVRIPNTIKLVLPAYATAYILAVILGLLAGSHKNKTADKVIDGLSSVAIAVPSFWFSMLLIFVLGYKLKLLPIVGMHSVGKGASMSDFLMHYIMPFLTLTFTFLPANLKFVRSSTVTQFSEDYVLVQRAFGASRGEIMYKHVCKNVLLPIITRLGMALQLLVTGAIITETVFGWPGVGPYFIKAIQGMDYPIVMIILVLSSTLVILGNLLSDILYCITDPRIREMG, from the coding sequence ATGGCAAAATATATATTAAGACGGATATTGACAGCCATACCCATGGTCCTTTTGATCACAATTCTATGTTTTGCTTTGATGCATTTTGCGCCCTACGATGCCATTGATGCAATGACAACACCAAAGATGTCACAGGAAACAATTGAATTGATAAAGGCTAAATACGGGTATGACAAGCCTCTGTTCATCCAGTATTTCCGCTGGCTGAACGGAATACTCAACGGGAATTTCGGATATTCCATCGTGACCAAGCAAAGCATTGCAGGAGATCTGGCAGTGAGGATTCCAAACACCATAAAGCTGGTGCTTCCCGCCTATGCAACCGCATATATCCTGGCGGTCATTCTGGGATTATTGGCAGGCTCCCATAAAAATAAGACAGCAGATAAGGTGATCGACGGACTCTCTTCTGTAGCCATCGCAGTTCCTTCCTTCTGGTTTTCCATGCTGCTGATCTTTGTCCTGGGCTATAAACTGAAGCTTCTTCCGATTGTAGGTATGCATTCGGTGGGGAAGGGGGCCTCCATGTCGGATTTTTTAATGCATTATATCATGCCTTTCCTTACCCTTACCTTTACATTCTTACCTGCCAACTTAAAATTTGTCCGTTCCTCTACGGTCACCCAGTTTTCAGAGGATTATGTGCTGGTTCAGCGGGCGTTTGGTGCCTCCAGAGGGGAAATTATGTATAAGCATGTCTGTAAGAATGTTCTGCTTCCCATTATTACCAGGCTTGGCATGGCCCTTCAGCTTCTGGTAACCGGGGCCATCATTACGGAAACCGTATTTGGCTGGCCGGGAGTGGGACCTTATTTCATCAAGGCGATTCAGGGTATGGATTATCCCATTGTTATGATCATCCTGGTGCTGTCCTCCACTCTAGTAATCCTTGGAAACTTACTGTCGGATATCCTCTACTGCATTACGGATCCGCGAATCAGGGAAATGGGGTGA